Sequence from the Fragaria vesca subsp. vesca linkage group LG4, FraVesHawaii_1.0, whole genome shotgun sequence genome:
ATCAAACTTGATCATATTGAGAACATCCTGATCATGGTATCCAGGGTAGGTTTCACGCGAAGAATACCAATGTTTGTAGAATTCTATTGACCTGTTATTGGACTTCACATAGTTGAACCCTCCATTAGGTTTGTTCTGCAAATCATCAGAGCTGCCTAAGAAATGATCACAAGCAATCTGAAAATCTGCATCGGAATAAAACCGTGGAAAAGGATCTCTAAACCACATAACATCAGCATCCTGGAGGAGGAAAGACAAAGCATGAAGGCATTGAATAAATGGCAAAGGGAATGGCAAGCAGATATGATTTCAACCATTACAAAACTATCAACTTACACTTGGTATGTTGAAAATCAGGACTAAAAGGCATAAACTTTTGCACTCAATACTTGAATATTGTAATGAGAGATCAGTAGTGGAACTAAGTGAACTAACACAGCAAGTAATTCAACTCCAATAGTTTCTCAATTGGGACATAAAAACACATCCTCATTAGATACTTTTGGGGTTGTCACTGAGTGAAAATAATTCACATTGATGCAAAACAATGGAGAGAAGCTTACGAATAGACATGAAAAGACAGAAGCCTATATAGTTGAGTCACACATGCACACGGATAAAGCTAAATACAAAGGAATATTGGAGTATGAAATTGTAATTCTTTTCAAATAGATTCACGCATAAATGATCAAATCATTGATTAAATACAGAATAAAGATCTTAATTGACAAAAGTTGTGATTGAGATGCAGAAGAGATTACCGTGAAAACAAAATTGAATCCCATCTCAAGAACAGAGAGAAGAAAATCAATCCTCGCCCACATCATCTTCAAGTAGTTGGGGGTCATGAAGTAGGCCTCCTCACGAAAATCTACTCCCTCAGTATGGAGACCAAAGCAATGAGTATGTATCTGCAAACAACGCCGATATGCCTTTTGATCCAAGGCAATGATCACTAAATGATTCAAGAGCCTACGAGTGCCAACTCCATTCCTAAAGCTCTCAACGAAAAGATCAATGATCGAATTCGGAGCCGCCCATGCTTCATTTAACGTCGTCAGGATCACCGTCCCGTCTTCCATTGCAGCATCCTTCAAAACCTCCTCAATCCCACGTTCCTCACTGACCTACATACACACAAGTTTCTATCAACCAATGCAGCCTGACCTAAATTGAACACTCATTTCTACAAAACCTCATAACACAACACAATGCCGATTTAGAAAAAAATTACACAAAGCAAAATGTTCCTCATCAAATTATATATACAGATTTCAATGGATATAATGTATATATTGAAATTAAAGCTAATTTGGACCTACATTGAGCACAAAAGCTTAATTTTTAGCAGTATGAAACAAAATTGAGAGCGCAATTTCAGAAAGCTTAGAAATTACAATGTGCACGAAATTGAAGGTAGAAATCAGAGAAGTAACAGTTAGGGACTCACCGGCGGGGAATAGAAGGCGGTGAAGGAAGAGGCGGGATAAGAAGAGAAGTGGTGGAGGAGGCGGAGGGCGTCGGAGTCTCTGTAGAGGAGCAAGCAAAAAAGGAACACGGCGAGGAAGAAGAGGAAGCGGCGGACGAGTGCGACGGCTTCCGGCAACATGTCGGCGACTCTGCAGAAATCACGACGGCTGACTAGAGTCGCCGGTAGTCGCCTCTGGTGTGGACGCATCGGTTTGGAAATCTGGCATGGTTATAGATGTCTAGGGTGGACCGTAAAGAGAGGCCTACGGATAACTATTTTTTGTCTCTTACTAAATGGTGAAGATAATTATTCAAAAAAAAATTTGGTAGCTCGATTTCACGACCTCTCACTTATGACAATGTTATTCGACGAAATGATACTGGGTACTTGACTAAATGTCACTGGTCATTAACATCACAAAATCTTAGAGAATATTAAATTTTTATTTTTGCGTATTGAAATTTTAAAATCGAATTAGTTAGATTAATTTTGTTGTTCGATCCATCCTGTCAATAAATCAACTGAGGAAAAGTATCTCTTATTGTCGAAATCAACTAGTGTGATATGGTTGGTTCACTTGGTTGATTTGCCTAGCATGAAGTATACAAGTCTCAACTGTTACTAATTTGTTGTTAGGGGCGTCATGTTCGTGCATCAGTGACGGGGTAGTATGACTTTATTAAAGCAACCGTAGCTCTATAGACATTAATTCGAACACTAACTATATGAGTAACACTAACTCGCTAACGTAATCGTGGTGATTTACAAAAATGTATTTGATTTTAGATGTTCTCTTCGTTATTTAACGGGGTAAAAAACGGCCGTTAGTACCGTCAGTTTCACTCTGAGAGAGAGGGAAAAAGGCCGTTACTTTCGCGCTTATTCAGAGTCACATTTTCGTTACTGGCCAACACTCTCTGCTCGTAACTGTTTTCCAATTCTTCGTCATCGATCTTCCTGAATCGCCAGCTCAATCATACTCACTTTTCTTCTCCGATCCCACAGGTTCTTCTTCTTCTCCCTCACTTACCTCACAAAATCCAATTCACTCGTCTCAATTCTAAATCGGATTCAATCTCATTGATTTTGATCACGATCAATGGCCACTCCGGTGCCTCCTCCGGGCCCACCTAGACCTAATAATCCTCCACCAAACCCTAATTACAATCCCCAATCTCTATCCGATAACATGCAAAATCTAAATCTCAATCGCCCGCCGCCGCCTACGAATCCCCCTAGACCTTCAACGACGCCGTTTCCGGCCTCGTTTTCCAGGCCTGGACCTCCTCCTCCTCCTCCCGGAGCTGCGCCGGTACGCCCTGGAGGACCTCCGCCGCCTTCATTTCCTCCGGGGAGGCCTTCCGGCCCGCCGGTTAGTCAAACTCAACCTTCTCCTCCGCTCGGCTACAGACCTCCTCCTAATTTCCCACCGAACCGTCAAATGTCACCGCCTCCGCCGCCGCCGGGTGCCCGCCCCGGCGGGATGGCGCCTCTTCCGATGAGTGCCGGTCCGGTTGCGCCTCCACCGGGTGCTGTGATGAATAATGGACCGCCGAATTTTGCTCCACAGGGCGGGCCACGGTTTCCTCCTCCTGCTGGGATTGCTTCACAGCCGCTACCGCCGCCGCCTCTCGGACCTTCAATGGGAATGGGAGTGTCTCGAGTGCCACCGCAACCTCAAACCATGCATGCTCTTTTGGGAAGTTCACCTCCTAGTCCTAGTCCTGCAGTGCAACAGCAGCGGTCACCATTTGCAGGGGCAGCACAGCCTCCTCCTGTTTCTCCTTACGGATCACAACCTTGGTCAATGCAACCCAACCAAGTAAGTCTCGATGATTATTTAGTATTATTGGTTTGCTAAAGATGGTAGTTTTTCGTTGTTTGGAAGTTTATTGAAGTATGCACAGGATGTTGTGTTTGACTACTATGAAATGTGTTCAATGTGTAGTAGCTCTTCAATTAGTAGCTTAGTGCTGAAATGCTCTTTGCAAGAAGGTGAGGCTTATGAATCATGTAATGTATGCTTTTTTCCGATGTTCATACCATAATTTGATTGGATATATTGAATTGCTTTAGGTGCCTCCACCTCCACCAATTTCACAATCTCAGCAAGCACCCGGAATGTATGGAATGCCACCACCGATGCCAAATCAGTCTATGACTGCCATATCGCATGCTGTGGGTCAAACTGGAGCCCCTGTGGCAGGTCCATCGAAGATTGATCCTAATCAAATTCCGCGACCTGCTCCAGATTCCTCTGTGGTTCTGCATGAAACTCGCCAAGGCAATCAGGCCAACCCTCCTCCGGTATTTCTGATTTGATTTGTGATTTCTCGAATTTAGTTAAAGTCTCTGGCACTTCATTTTCTTCTTCATTATTTGATTATCTTGTACGTGCGTGCTGCAATGTTGTTTTGTAATTCTTCACTTCTTGCTAAATGTAATTTCTTTTGTTTTGAAGCCTGCTACGAGCGATTACATTGTCAGAGACACTGGAAATTGCAGTCCACGTAATATGAGGTGCACTATCAATCAGGTATATAGAATTCACCAACAAACAAATGATTTTGTTATTTGTTATTCGAGTCCAGTGTGTTCTCTGAAAAGTTCATTATTTGAACATAATTTTTCTACATATCTGCTTTTTATTTCAACAGATCCCATGCACTGCTGACCTCTTGACAACATCAGGGATGCAGTTGGCTTTGTTGGTCCAACCCTTGGGCCTTCCTCATCCTTCTGAAGAGCCCATACAAGTAATGCATTAACATTATATAGAAAAACTTATCTGTACTACATAGTAGATGTAAGCTTACTTGTCTGTTTGTCAGCGAGTCATGAATTTTGATCTGAAGGATGACCCAAATTTTGGAATTACTCCCTGTTTCCTAGCATTTGAGAATTTGTTTTCTTACTCGATAAATTTTTCTTGTTATAGGTTGTGGATTTAGGTGAAACTGGTCCTCTTCGTTGTTCTCGTTGCAAAGGCTATATTAACCCTTTCATGAAGTTCATTGATCAGGGAAGGCAGTTCATCTGCAACTTGTGTGGTAAGTAACTTAGTACAACTTATCATTGTCTTTATTTGATATATAACTTGTCACGCGCACACATACACCTACCTATATATATTAGATTTTTATTTTTCTGTAAGTACATCCTAGTACAACTTGTGTGGTAAATAACTTGGTACAAATTGTTACATCTGTTTTTTGGAATATAGAAAGTTTGTTTTATAGCATATGCTGACAGTCATGAAGTCATGTGAATAACTACAGCTTAATGGCATCCAAAATGGTCCCGTGTTAACAAATAAATTGTCTTTCATCATCATTGATAGATTGGCTGTTTATTCCATCCCAAACATGGTTCACAATGAATAGACTAATTTGCAGGATTCACTGAT
This genomic interval carries:
- the LOC101308669 gene encoding uncharacterized protein At4g15970-like: MRPHQRRLPATLVSRRDFCRVADMLPEAVALVRRFLFFLAVFLFCLLLYRDSDALRLLHHFSSYPASSFTAFYSPPVSEERGIEEVLKDAAMEDGTVILTTLNEAWAAPNSIIDLFVESFRNGVGTRRLLNHLVIIALDQKAYRRCLQIHTHCFGLHTEGVDFREEAYFMTPNYLKMMWARIDFLLSVLEMGFNFVFTDADVMWFRDPFPRFYSDADFQIACDHFLGSSDDLQNKPNGGFNYVKSNNRSIEFYKHWYSSRETYPGYHDQDVLNMIKFDPSTLSIGLRMKFLDTAYFGGFCEPSRDLNQVCTMHANCCFGLDSKLHDLRIMVQDWKEFLSLPPSLKRDYIFPWAVPQNCSLDSLRHYDAPQSDDQHNEEE